attgcgacttttttcccctcacatttgtgactttacatctcgcaattctgacttttttctctcgcaattgtgagattatATCgtgcaattgacccttcgccgggagtttgattgacaagcgatctaaccaatcatatcaccgaatccgccattttgtccaacaaagcagtcaggagtttaacctcagtggacttgatcttgaaaaatggtgtgtactgacgtctttctacgtatgaaacaacattccttctgatgttcattcatgtttatttgatgctataaatgaactagtaggaagagcgatctgtcacaacacattaaagagccacaaaacggtttttattgttaaattattcaatttgaaagctgggactttgtctAATATCATAATTAGCCTGCTCTGTCAAtgtgttgtcagtatcctctttgctccacaatgtgtttttcactgtgtgtggcgtgacagcgccatgaCTTGTCGAACAAAGCATcagtaactaaagggggtgGGTCTTTGCGAAAGGgtcaattctgacttcttttctcagaattgtgatataaactcgaaattgtgagttataaagtcaaattctgagtttatatctcaaaattctgagaaaataagtcaattgcgagaaaaaaaaaatcagaattgagagattaaaaagtcgaaattacctttttaatttttattcattgGCAGAAACAAGCTATATCCGAATGAAAAGGCTTCTcgaatgaaaaaaaatgtagggcggggcttgattttgtcagTGGGGAATTGACTGGATggctgtggtttgctattggtggatctcatgtgagtgacaggttgccccgccctcgcgccagtaaacacgtcatgctgcaagagggaggggaacttatttgattaaatattacgagGGCACATGATTTACCAAAATAATGCGATGTGCACTGATAagtcattaataataaatactgcaatattgcataaaaagAATAGtcacttttgatttcatggtaacTTTAAAATATGGTAACAGTGGACTTATCTATTATGCATTGTTTGTATGCACTGTATAGATTATTAATAACAGCCTAATGTAAGTATTAACAGTAATATCAACGTTTTATCTTTTACAACCAAAAACTAACGTTCACGGAACGTTCTTAGAATCAGATCTATTTCTTTTAAATCTATTATTTCTTCATGCACACTGGACTAAAACATGTCAAACACGGTTAGATGGGTCACATGCATGACCAGCAAACGTATTCCATCTTACCTGCGGATGCATTCGGCCACCACATCATACTGTCCGATAGAGCAGGCGGTGTGAAGATCCAGCGGCACGTTCAGCTCCTCCGGGCCGATCAGAGCGTCTCCACCGTCCGCCAGCCACACGGACAGACTCGCGCCTAACTGATCCGACTCACTGCTGGCCTCGTCGCTCAGTTCAGACATCCTCCTCTGCAAATGAGGCtttatatttacagtatatgtatatatgttattatttattgtatctCTCTCCAAATAATTTGCAGCTTATTTAGTGCAACTATATTCCGTTATCTGGTCTCAGACATTTAAAGGGCTTTTGTCCGTGCATCAATTCAGCTCATGCAGTTATGCTATCTCATACTCATATCCATAATAATAGTATGTTTATAGCATGTTTATGACGCTGAAAGTTAGTTACAAAAGGTTAATCCCAACTTTAAATAtggaaatgtcttttttttttttacaacagttAAAGTCATAAACGCATAACTCAGCAATTAAGTAAAGCACCCGACTACTAAAAGCTTACAAACCTTGAAATAATTCAAACTTTGCAATTCAAAGTTTTGTTCAGAAATCGCAACAGCAGCGGCAACTCAAAGGAAGTTTTGTGTTTCAGCCGGGGAGTGTTGTTGAATATGTCGTAGGGGGCAATCAGGGATTTGTAGTCTTTGGTTTGTTTCCCATAATACAGTATGAACGTCAAGTGCGCAATGTAGAACTACATatcccatgatgctctgctccAGCACTGATATGTTACGTGCCTGACGACTTCAAACAGCAACATGTTTGTtaataaactgtaaaataaaacataaaagtaAAGGTTTGTTTTTTAGGAAAAGCGTTGACTTAATAATTCACTTAAATTAATTGAGAAATAAGCTTttaacttattaataaacatttctaATGTAAGTTTTAAATACGTTGCTATAGCATCGCTTACATTACATCGTCAACACCATAGACATTATAATAAACAatgttaataacaaataaataacaattaataataattattatgtcTATGGTCAACACGCTGCCTACGATATAACAGTATTTGTTAAAGAAAaaaggtgtatatatatatatatatatatatatatatatatatatatatatatatatatatatataaacattatataatatatataaaaaaataaaaaagtaagcAAAGCTTTGGTTGTATTCactttaattgcatttttttctatGACAGGAACAAAATTTGAAATATGATCATCAATATTGTATTCTTAATGAAATGCATAAAGAATTTTACAGCAAAATTATGCAATAGAAGTACATAATACTTGACCACATGTCTACTTAAGGCACAGATCCTGCTGGTTGATGTTAATGTGTACAGTCACAAATTGAAGTTGAAGCAAAACTCTTCATGTGTTTTAGTGAAAACAAAAGGTTTTGTGTCGTcatcagtctgtgtgtgttcatttgTCTCCCGGGGCCCTTGCAGAGTGTGTGTCTCTTGAGATTTATCGGTTTTGTCTGTGGGTGGTGTGTTCCTCTCAGCTCGACGGTGGAACACTGGTTTGCACTCAGAGACAGTGGTGACCCGGGCAGAGGTCATTGCTATGGAGACAGAGACGGCAATTTTATTTCATACTGTCAGAATATAAGGCGTCAGGGGTTTTGAGGGGGCCACAAGGGAGTGCAAGGGGTCAGTGAATAAGTTTAGGGAAAGAAACAGTGGAAAAAGTggaaaatttaataaaaaataaataaataaataaataaaaattaatttaaaaatacatttaaaataaatgaaaaatgattaaaataaataaaaaatgccaTTCCATCTGCTATGGCTATGTTCATGTGAGAGCcaggtttaaaataaatattttccattttatatatatatatatatatataaatatatatatataaaggaaaatatttattatatatatatatataagttgggtctttatacatgaaaatatatGGGTCCTGTACACAAAaatatagagtgcaacagtgccCGCCCCCTTTTTTAGTGGAAATATTTTCTTACTCATTTTCCCCATAGAGTTATAAGTCATGAAACATGCCAATCAGCTTTGATTTCaagcaatatattttaagtttattgcaaaatatgcatatacatacagtatatacaaaGTATTTTGAGAGTGTAGTGAGTTTGACTCAATTACATTATtcgcagtgcttcatgggagtgggcggagctaaagattATAGCTATTGTTGATTGGtgtaattttctgtacagcatcatgggtaatgtcgTTTTGCACCAGGAATTCCACTGTTAAACacgattatttttaaataaaaggctGAAATAATGCAAGCTAATGGCTTCAGTAGAAGCAAATATCATCGATTAACAACCTTGTAGCTCAAAgtaggtctgtctttaaaggtatattattattattatatccttaaggagaaaatgaatggagttTTTACTTCCGGAACCCGACTGCTGCACACTATTTTGGGCTCCATTTGTGGCATGTAAAAGATTGAAAACCCCTGTTGTaaatcacacaaaaaaaagatgCCTTACTTGATTGTATGAGTTTGAACTGTCTGGCTTTTTCCTCTTCCATCTTCTTCCTGTAGTCTCCTGAGACCGCTCGCATTACCTGCCTCTTCTTCACCAAGGGAGCTTTGGAGCTGCGTAAAGTCTTTAGAGC
The nucleotide sequence above comes from Chanodichthys erythropterus isolate Z2021 chromosome 23, ASM2448905v1, whole genome shotgun sequence. Encoded proteins:
- the c23h8orf33 gene encoding UPF0488 protein C8orf33 homolog, with protein sequence MTEESTGAGTPRMLGNEKSTDGQSEEAETDTVLHPKTAAQNSEAPTNAKNIKKKKKKKDTQQKGIKSTAEETSKQETTELTPDEQLNRELDWCIEQLELGLRTQKSSSKQREEARSALKTLRSSKAPLVKKRQVMRAVSGDYRKKMEEEKARQFKLIQSTMTSARVTTVSECKPVFHRRAERNTPPTDKTDKSQETHTLQGPRETNEHTQTDDDTKPFVFTKTHEEFCFNFNL